The genomic stretch ATATCTCGCTCGCCATCGTACTCTAGGAGGAGACATTCTCGGTCACGATCGCCGGCCAATCACGCCACAGCAACCATAGAAGTTGTTCAAGGACACCTCGCCATCCAAGACATAGAAGAAGCCATTCTCCAACACCGAAACAGCATATGATTCTCCTTCAGCTAAGTCTCGTAGTCCTAGTATTGCATCAGTTGAGCGTAAAAGTGCTGCGAAAAAATTAATAACGATTCGTTGTAATACGAAATGCAGTCTTAGGCAGAGGAGACATGACCTAATGCCATATAGTTACAGCTTACTCATACATGATTCGTTGTAAAATATTTGTATGGTAGTTTCTTGTGTATGAATTGaatttatactaaaatatgCCTTTAAACATATTTCTCCTGATTTGAATATGGGAAACAAAAAGGAATGTGGCAGATATCACTGATGAAATAATTGCTTTTAGTCAGTTCTAATCACCTTGGTAATATCATTTGCAACAATGCCATCTTCCATTTGAAGCCAAAGTAGTCAAATAATGGAAGTGGTATGAATCCCTTGGGCTAACTGCAGCCTTAGATGAATTTCTTTGAGATAGGTGATATTAGCTAAATGCATGACCTAATGTCAGATAATTACAGCTTACTGATTCGTtgtaaaatatttgtaattgtGTAAAAGAATTTTCTTGTACTTAAGACTGAATCTTTCTAGGCTGCATTTCGTATTGTAGTTTCTAGCATTCATAGAAAACTATTTGAAGATGTTGAAGCTTaacttcaaaaagaaaaagtagctGCTCTTAATGAGGCAAGGCTAAAAGAAGAGCAAGCAAGGAAAGAGAGAAATGAACTAGACAAAATGCTTGAGGAGAACCGTAGGAGAGTAGAAGAGGCTCAAAGAAGTGAAGCTCTAGAACTTCAGCGGAAAGAGGAAGAAAGACTGAATGAAAGTGGGGAGAAGGGTGAATAATAATTCAAGCTATGGCAGATTCTGACCAAACGGCAACCGGTGGCTGGAGAAGGTGctagaagagaaaaaaaaaatccatctcATCATAGATTACCGGtaacttgtaggtaacctgcaaaaagttctaaacgaaaaaaatttaatggtttatgcatcgaataatcacttatgaaagtacagggtgcggcatgaagaatcacttatggttcatggtgcgggatgacactttagcctattttaaattttcaaatttttattaatttatttaatcttttttcttaaactagatatttctttatcaacaataactcattcaacaataatggttgaaccaaatgaactccaagcagaacacctaaagaaaagtccataactcctatatcataatctcattgcatgacgttgtcatctatgttaccaacaataaccgaattgcaaataacacactaccaacaaaaaggaagagaaaaaatagtaaagatgaagacaatgataatgttactcaaaatagaattaagaacacttagaaaaattcaaattaaaagtagtatttatttatactatcatttttagaccaaatatttagactatcgattttacaaggttgcaaagttttctatattatcttggattcatatactttgagttagatatttaaataaaaaaattcgacattcaattacccatgtataaacttctcctatataatcttgcatttatatactttcaaatatttatttaaatataaacattggacactAACACATTCgggcaatgcgcgtataaaactagtatataatataaacttaATGAATGCTccgaatttcttttttttttttttttagaatactcCGAATTTCTTTagttgttgaaaaaaaaaaacagaagtaTATTACGTGGCATACGAGAAAGAATGTAGAGAAATTAGGATCCTTTTGTCCGCCACGTGTCGCCTCCTCACAAGTCCGTACATTATACTCTTCGCGGGAAATCTTTTGGGCATTTTTACAAAAGGCGCTTCCCCTCCAATAATCGAACCCCCGCGCGCACATTTTGTCACCTTAATGGCGCATATTAGTTCAATGGAAGTGCAAAACCCAGTCATAAATAGCGGCAACACTATTAAAGAATTTATAGAGACAGCTTCAATGTTCAAAGTGACTGCAATTCAATGGCTTACCCCAGGAAAAGAATCCACGCTATACCCATTCGTCGTGGCCCAGACGGCAGTGCTTTTCAAAaatggtctttttttttttgattgaatgattgataTTAATCAGTGCTGGGAATTCATGAATGGTGGTGTGTATTTATAAATGGGTTATCTTTGTTGCAGTGAAAGCTGTGGCCTTTCAGTGGCAATTGCTCTGGCTGACATGCATGAATGTGGGGCGAGAAGGGCTGTCAAGAAGGCCAAAATTCAATGCGAGGGCAAAACCAGGAAAGAACCGACTAAAAATGGCGAAGAAATGAGGTTTCAAGGCCAACCCAGATCAGCATTTCGGTTATTTATGTACGTCATCTTTCCATGTTTAACGTGTGTCTGTCAACTGAGATGCCAATAACATGTTTGATGTAATGCTTCTAACACGGAATCCCATGATTTCTAGGCTGATTGTGTTCATGGTTGCTGTGTTAGTGTTTGTGAGTTGTATTAATGTGTGTTTTTGGAGTGAAGAGGGAAACTATCAGCCACTGCTCGATGGTGTTTAGACGGCTAATGAGTAATGaccacaaaaatataaattaacttAGTTTGTCCATAGTTGATCGACTTAAACCAAAAAGTCTAATAGGCTGTTCCAGAGctaaaactttattattattattatttgggaGATTTTGAGGCTTAAGTTTGTTGCTAATGGGTTGGTGTAGGGAGGAGTTTGTGAAGAAATGCAAAGATGGGAATGAAATTGATGTTGATAGGGGAGGGTTTGAAACATGGAGATGTATGTCAAAAAAGGTATTCATTCTTCTGTGATTAAACGACTTAGAATTATATGGTTATATTTCTCTTATCTTAAATAACCAATGATGTTTCCTTTTGTgtattttttctattatttgttTGATTCACTCTTAGGAGAGGCAACCCTATGAGCTTCAAGCTCGAAAGATCTGTTCAGCTTACTGGGAATGCTTAATCATGGAGGAGAATAATATGCCACTGGTATAGATGCATATATCCTTTCTCATGCTACTTTTCAAGCATATATCACACATTCACACTATCATCATTTTTTGCGTGGATTTCCAACTTAACAGTGATAACATATAGCCCATAAGATGTAGTTTTCAATTCAATAGCCATCTCTTTGATGATCAGAACCTAAAACTATTGTTCTGTTTTGATAATCAATACCTGTTGTAATGCTGCAATCATCAAAtccattgaaattttaaatttttccatGTACACTGTTCAAGCAAGTCGTTATACTTTCTTACTCTATGCTTGTTGAGTTAATAGTTGTGGGCTTGTTGTCCTAGTCTCACTGTCGCTTCTCATTCCAAAAGTTGATGTTTTCTTTAGTATAAGCAAGAAGAATACGATCCCATATGTTGAGTTTAAGATTCAAACATGAGTTCTCTAACTGAGTAGCCATTTTAGGTGGACGATGAGGCTGATTCAGCCGAGGTTGGCAAGTATGATAaggtatatatatctttattctTTCAAGTGTCAATCCATGTATTCTTTCACATTGCTTATGTTACGAAAACTCTGAGTTTCTCTTGCCTCACAGAGCTATAAAGATTACATGTGTTCTGATGATTATGACGATTCTGGTGAATTCTTGAACTTTTATTCAGATGAAAGTGAAGGCCTCAACTCCCATTTAAAATGGTACATAGAATTTCTCCTCCAACTCTCCTTCTACACAAATCTTCAGATTTATCTGCACTTCTGCTATCAACAAACGCAGTTAAACTTGGCTTTCTGAAATAGGAGATTGAAGAACGCGTGGTTGTTTCGTTGAGAAATCTGATTCTTGAAGGTGGTTTTATTCTGTTATTCACACTGCAGCATGGCCATCTGGAATGGCAGATTTATCAGTTTGAACAGAGTTTAAGCAGTGGAAACTATGGTAT from Ipomoea triloba cultivar NCNSP0323 chromosome 12, ASM357664v1 encodes the following:
- the LOC116000408 gene encoding high mobility group B protein 7 isoform X1 is translated as MAYPRKRIHAIPIRRGPDGSAFQKCESCGLSVAIALADMHECGARRAVKKAKIQCEGKTRKEPTKNGEEMRFQGQPRSAFRLFMEEFVKKCKDGNEIDVDRGGFETWRCMSKKERQPYELQARKICSAYWECLIMEENNMPLVDDEADSAEVGKYDKSYKDYMCSDDYDDSGEFLNFYSDESEGLNSHLKWYIEFLLQLSFYTNLQIYLHFCYQQTQLNLAF
- the LOC116000408 gene encoding high mobility group B protein 7 isoform X2, which encodes MAYPRKRIHAIPIRRGPDGSAFQKCESCGLSVAIALADMHECGARRAVKKAKIQCEGKTRKEPTKNGEEMRFQGQPRSAFRLFMEEFVKKCKDGNEIDVDRGGFETWRCMSKKERQPYELQARKICSAYWECLIMEENNMPLVDDEADSAEVGKYDKSYKDYMCSDDYDDSGEFLNFYSDESEGLNSHLKWRLKNAWLFR
- the LOC116000408 gene encoding high mobility group B protein 7 isoform X3, with protein sequence MAYPRKRIHAIPIRRGPDGSAFQKCESCGLSVAIALADMHECGARRAVKKAKIQCEGKTRKEPTKNGEEMRFQGQPRSAFRLFMEEFVKKCKDGNEIDVDRGGFETWRCMSKKERQPYELQARKICSAYWECLIMEENNMPLVDDEADSAEVGKYDKMKVKASTPI